A stretch of DNA from Tissierella sp.:
TATGAAAATTCAACTTATATTAACTTGAAAAATCAAATAAAAAAGTGTATAATAGAATTATAAAGATTCTGTGGTGTGCGTTGGCTATGATAATTCAACCGACATAACAGACATGGGTGTCTGAGTTTATTATTGGATAACAAGCCCCTTTTAGGGGAAGTTAGAAGATAATAACAGGAACCCCCCTTTTAAAAAAGGCGGGCATGAATTAGATTAGATGACGGCATTATGGATATTTAAATCCTCTTAAGGTTAACCCTAAGAGGATTTTTTATTAGATATTTATTTTTCAAATCAATTTGTTAAATAATATTAGCTTAGTAAAAGCTACTCTTGAAATGCTTCTTTGTACTGAAGTTTATATAAATCATAATACATTCCTTCTTGAGCTAGCAGTCTTTGATGATTACCACTTTCCTTAATGACCCCATTACTTAAGACAATAATATTATCTGCGTGCTGTATAGTTGAAAGCCTATGGGCAACAGCAATAGTGGTTCTGTTTTTAATCAATTTTTGTAAAGCATCTTGTATTAATAGTTCAGTTTCTGTATCTATACTGGAAGTAGCTTCATCTAATATTAATATAGCAGGATTATATGCTAGTGTTCGTGCAAATGCAAGAAGCTGTCTTTCACCAGAGGATAAAGTAGAGCCTCTTTCCATAACTGGCTCCTTATATTTATGTGGTAATTTATCTATAAAATAATGAGCATTTACATGTTTTGATACTTCTATTACCTTATCATCAGGTATTTCCAAATTGTTTAAACGAATATTTTCTTCTATTGTACCTGTGAACAAAAATACATCTTGCAATACAACTCCAATATTCTCTCTTAACTGAAATTTATCATAATTTCTAATATTAATACCGTCTATTAATATTTCTCCTCGTTGTATATCATAAAACCTAGTAATAAGATTAATAATAGAAGATTTTCCTGCGCCTGTTGCACCAACAAAAGCCACAGTTTCCCCTGGATTAATTGTAAAGCTAATATCTTTCAATACCCAATTATCAGAGTCGTATGCAAACCAAACATTTTTGAACTCGATTTTACCTTTCATATGATTTATATTAATTGGAGTTTTTGGATTTTCTATTATACTATTATCATCTAGTACACTGAAAATTCTTTCACTAGATGCCATAGCTGACTGGAGTATATTATATTTCTCAGTTAGATCAAGAATTGGTTCAAAGAATTTTTGTAGATAATCTATAAATGCATATAATACTCCAAATTCAATAGCATTAGATATAACTTTTCCGCCTCCAAAGTATATTAGAACTGCAATACCTAAAGAACGCACCACTTCAATGGAAGGTCTAAAGATAGCAAATAAAGTTATTTCTTTTTTGGATGTATCTAAATAATCTGCATTTATACTATCAAATTGATATGCCATCTTATTTTCCTTTTTAAAGATTTGAATAATTCTCATTCCAGTAATATTTTCATTCAATGTGGAATTGATTTTAGCTAATTGAGATTTACCTACTCTATAAATAACTCTAATCTTATTTCTAAATATTATTGATGCTATTAAAATAAAAGGGACTAAGGCAAAAGACAGTAATGCCAGTGTTACATCCATATTAATCATAACGAAAACAATACCAACTAAAATAAATAGATCTTTAAAGAGGTTTACCAATACACCAGTATACATTTCATTAAGGGTTTCTGTATCATTTGTTACTCGAGTAACAAGTCTGCCAATTGGATTTCTATCAAAATAAGAAATAGAGAGGCTTTGAATATGTGAGAATACCTCTTGTCTTATATTGAATACTATTTTTTGCGAAGTATAATTAAGTATGAGTACTTGTAAATAGTTAAATATAAAGGCTAGTATGATAGAAAGTAAAAATATAATAGATACACTATTTATACCTTTAATATCTAATTCTCTAAAATTCATATAAGATTCATTGTCCAGTAGAATTCTATTTGATATGGATTCTTCATTAATGGAACCTAAGTAATAGTCACCATCTTCTTGAACAATATTAACCAAAGGGTAAGAATTTATCAAATTTCGATGGTTTTCATCTATAGTATCAACTCTTACATAATTATTTCCATTAAAGATAACGCCTTCATAGGGTGAATCTATTTCCATTTCATACATTGATTTTTTATATCCTGTTAAATGCTCATCTATAGTAATCTTAACTAGATAAGGTCTTAAAAGCTCTAGACCCGTAGCTACAACCATCATTATGATAGCTATTGAAAGGTAAATCCAATAGGGTTTAGCATATTTTAATAGTCGCTTCATAAGTCTTGAATCATAAGCCTTACCCAATATCTCATCATCATGAAAATCATTGCTCATAGTAATCCTCCTTAATCATTAATTAGTTTTTCTTCTAGTAGTTGCTTTTCGTATAAATCCGCGTATAGACCATTAAGTGCTAGAAGGTAAGAGTGAGTTCCTCTTTCAACGATCTTTCCATCGGACAAGAAAATTATCTCATCACAATTTTTTACAGTAGATATTCTGTGACTTATAATAATTGTAGTTCTTGTATTCATGATCTTACCTAAATTCTTAAGTATATTCTCCTCAGTTTCTGTATCTACGGCTGACAAACTATCATCTAGTACAAGAACTGAAGGTTCCTTAATTATTGCACGAGCAATGGAGGTTCTTTGTTTTTGGCCGCCAGATAATGTAACACCTCTCTCACCTAATATAGTTTGAAATTGGTTGGGAAACTCTATGATATTATCATAGACTTCTGCTAGTTGAGCTGCTTCAATGACTTTATCATAGGATGTAGATTCATCAAAACCAAATCCTATATTAGCTTCAATTGTTGAGGAAAACAGGAAGTTATCTTGAGGTACATAGCCAATATTTTCTCTAAGGGATTTAAGGGAAATTTCTTTAATATCAATATTATCAAATGATATACTCCCATCTTCAATATCATAAAGTCTTAATAATAGGTTTACAATGGTTGTTTTCCCACTACCGGTTCTACCCACTATTGCTAATGATTTTCCTTGATCTATGGAAAAACTTAGATTTTCAAGGGCATAAGTCTCTGAACCTGGATATTTAAAACTAACATTTTCAAATTTAACTATTCCTTTAGCCTTATCTAAGGAAATAGGATTTATAGGTTCTGGTATATCTGATACTTCATTTAAGATAGTATTAATTCTCTCCATAGATGCAGAACCCCTCTGTAAAATATTAATGACCCATCCCAATGCCATCATTGGCCAAATTAACAGTCCTAAGTATGAATTAAAAGCAATAAAATCGCCTAAAGTAATCCTATTCAATATAACTTCTTTACCGCCAAAAAAAATAACTAAGAGAAAACTAACTGAAGATATAAATTGTATAAATGGATGAAAGGTTCCTGAAACTAGGACTAAATCTAGATTCTTCTTTAAATTGTCATTATTTACTTCTGAAAACTTATTCAGTACTAATTCCTCTTGAACAAAAGATTTTATAACTCTAATACCAGAAAAACTCTCCTGAGTTGTATCTGTAAGGTCAGAAAATGACTCTTGAACAATTCTAAATCTCTTATGTATTATCTTTCCAAACTTACTTACAAATAAAAAAATAAAGGGTAAGGTAAATAATGCGATAGCAGTTAGTTTAATATTTGTAGTACGGGCCATCATAACAAATGAAAGAATGGTCATAAAACTAGAATCTACTATCATCATTATTCCCTGACCCATTGCCATTCTAACTGCATTAACATCATTAGTGGCATGAGCCATTAAGTCACCAGTTTTATGGGTATTAAAGTAGTTTGGTGAAAGTGTTAACAAATGATTAAATATCCTTTTTCTTAGATAATATTCAAGAGTACGGGAGGTACCAAAAATATAGATTCTCCAAGAATACCTACCAACACCAATAATTACACCGGTTAAGATAGTTAATAGTACATAATTTAATATTCTACTTGAACTTAAAGTGTTATTCTGAAAATCATTTGTCAGATTTCTAAAAATCTGGGGAACAACAAGCTGAACAGAATCAATAATTAAAAGCCAAAACACACCAATCAAATACTTCCATTTGTGTTTAGATACAAAGTCTTTTAGCGTCAGAAAAGATCTCATATTTTTTGTAATCTCCTTTTTTATATTTTTCACTAACATTTCGATACTCAAAACAAATTACCTATTATTATTATAATGTAAATTATAATAATTTACAGTAGTAAATAAATTATTTAATTATAAAGTATAAAAGTACTCATATTGTGGGACAATTACTTATAAGAAATGTGTGTAATTAAAATTAGGAGGTAAAGAAATTGGAATTAACAACAAAAGAACTTGTAAAAAAGATGATATTAGATTCACAAGAGATGGTAAGAGATTATGAAGTTCATTCAAAAAAAGTCAATGATACAGAAGTAGCAGACATATTTAAAAAATTTGCAGAAGAATGTGGATACCAAGCAGCAGAGCTCCAAAAAATATTGAAAGAAAAATTCTAAGAGATATAAGTTTTTTATGCATATATTTATATTTTGATTATAAGTCCTAATTTTGGGTAATAGAAATATATAAAATTACATGAAAAATTTTAAAGGGGAGATCTAGATGATAAATAAGTTTATTGAAGAAAAGAAGAAGAAAGCTGAAAGAGAAAAGAAGATGGAAACGGCTAAAAATGTTGCAGTAGGTACCGCTATTGGAACTGCTGTTGGTGCAGCTGCAGGATTATTATTTGCTCCAAAGTCAGGGAAAGAAACTAGGCAAGATATAGCAGATAAATCAAAGGAAGTTACTGAAAATATTAAAATGGTAGTGGATGAGAAAGTTGAGGCAGCAAAAGATTTGCAAGAAAAAGTTAAAATAGAAATCAAGAATGTTTATGATGGAATTAAAGAAAAAAAAGATGAACTAATGGATGATGTAGAAGATAATCTTGAAGATGTAGTAGTTGAATATGTAGAAGAGATTGAAGACAATATAGAAGATAAGCTTAATTAGGGGTGATACAATGACAACTCCTATAACAATACAAGACTTATTTAAGTTAATCCTATTTCTATTAGGCATTGGAGCTATGACTTATTTAATCTTGATATTAAAAAATATAGCTAAATTACTTAAGGGTGTAAACTCAATTTTAGATGAGAATGAGAAATCATTAGATGCTACACTTAAACAATTGCCTCATATAAGTGAAAATATTAATTCTATAACGAAAAATGCAGATCTTGCAATGAAAGAATTAACACCTGAGATTAATGGTTTAGTCCATAATATAAATGATATATCTGGTAAGGTTGGTTCAATTACAGACTCTATTGATAATACAGCAAATAAAGTTTTCGATACTTTTGATACAGTTTCAGAAAGTATATCTGAAACAGCCTTTGCATTTCAATATAATGCTAAAAACATTAATGAGTATATACAAATTGTTTTTGATATAATTGAAACAATTAAGAATAGAATTAGAAAAAAATAAGAACCCTTTAATGGGTTCTTTGTTATTAAATGACAAATTTGTAAATTTAATAAATATTGGATTTCAAAATTGTCAGATTACTGATATAATAGGTATGTAACTTAAAAAGTAAGTAGATAATTATAATTGGTATAATTAATATAATATATAATGAAAGGTTGACTATTAATGAAGAAGGTAAAAATTATATATAATCCATCTTCCGGGAGACAAACTACTGAAAGGAGATTGGATCGCCTATGCAAACTTTTATTAAATGATGGTTATACAATTAATAAATTCAATACTCAAAAAAAAGATGATGCTATGATTGAAACCATTAAAACATGTAAAGAAGATTGGGACTTGATAATTGTTAGCGGAGGAGATGGAACAGTCAATGAAGTTGCAACAGGAATAGCAAAAAGTGAGAAAAAAGTTCCAGTTGCCATCCTATCTTCAGGTACAGTCAATGATTTTGCAAACTATATGAAAATTCCTCAGAACATTTTAAGTTTCTATGAGATGATAAAAAGAGAAGAAGTGATAGATGTAGACTTAGGAATGGTAAATGATGATTACTTTGTAAATGTAGCAGCAGGTGGAATATTATCAAATGTTGGATATCAAGTACCTGTAGAAAGTAAAATGGTATTAGGTAGAATGGCTTATTACTTAGAGGGTTTAAGAGAACTAACTCTTCAAAACCTAGAATCTATGAAAATAAATATTGAGAGCGATGAGTATACAAAAGATGAAGAAATACTATTGTTTATTATATCAAATAGTTCTTCAATAGGTGGGTTTAAAAAATTGGCTCCTAAGGCGGATGTATTAGATGGGCTTTTGGATGTAGTTATTATAAAAAAATCAGGTGTTCAAGATTTAGCTAACATATTTTTTAGTATATTTAGCGGTGAACATATAAATCATCCTAATGTTATATATTTTAAATCTAAAGATATTAAACTAAGTACTGAACAAGTTATACCAATTGATATTGATGGTGAGTTTGGCGGGTATCTTCCTGCAACTTTCAAGATTGTACCTCGAGCATTTAGGATTTTAGTATGAGACATATAACTTTGTCAGGATAAGGAGAGGAGATTATGAAAATGAAAGAGAAATTTGAAGATATAGCTAATATCGAAAAATATTTAAGAAAAACTGATTATATAATAAGGCGAAAAGGTAGAGAAATTTTGGCAGATTTTAATATTACGGGCCCACAATTTACAGCTTTGCAGATTTTAATTAATCAAGGAACTATGACAATAGGAGAATTAAGTCAAAAAATGGCCTTAGCTTGTAGTACTATCACAGATTTAATTGATAGAATGGAAAAATCGGAGCTTGTGATTAGAAAAAAAGATGAGAAAGATAAGCGAGTTGTAAGGGTTGAAGTACTAAATAAGGGTCATGTTATTTTAGAAAAAGTTTTAAGCGCTCGTATCGAGTTCCTATCAGGGAAATTAAGTAACTTTAGTGATGAAGATAAAAATAAACTAAATATTGGATTGAAAGCATTGTATGAGGCTATGAATAATCAGATTGAGAGCTAGAACTGAATAAAGAGGGGATAATAATGAAAATTATTGATAATAGATACAAAATAGAAAAGGCATTTGAACAAAATGCTTATTTTGAATCCTATATAATATCTGATTTATGGGAAGACGATGAGACTAAGTATATGAAAATTTATGAGAATAATATTTCAAAAGAATTAGTTAACTATTTCGCAGATAATTTTATTCACCTATATAATATTAGACATGAATTCATACTATCCAGTGATAAATTTAATCTGGTTAATACTATAGATACAAAAAAAACAAATATGTTATTATACTATTCTTTAACTGAATATACTAATTCACCTCAATTGTCTAAGATAAAAGACAAGCTAGATTTAAGGCAACGACTTCACATAATCCTAGATGCTATGGAGGCTATAGATTTCTTGCATTTTAAAGGAGCTACTTATAGGTTATTAAACCCGTCTAATATCTTTGTATCAGAGAAGAATAATATTAAACTAACTGACTTATCTACCATTGTTGAAAAAACTCTTGCTGATCATTATGATGATTTCGAACGATATTTTATATCTCCTCAGGCCTTAATCAATAAAAATGAAAACGATAATAGGATAGACTATTATTCATTAGGCATCCTAATCAAATATTTGTTGTTACAGGATTTTTTAGTTGATAATATAAAGATATTTAAATACGATGAAATGCTTTTATTAACAGAAGAGCAAAAACTTACTTTGAATAATATTATTCATAAACTTACTAGGAGAGATTTTTCTACAGAAGATGTTAAACTAGTAGAAATAATTGATGAAATAAGTAATTTGTTTAATTTGGATTATTATTATGACATAAGAAAAAATAGAGATGCTTTATACTTTAATAATAGGATTATTAGCAGAGATAAAGAAATTGCACAAGTTATGGCAATAGATGAGGAAATAATAAATGGAAACAATAAAAGCAATGGGTTAGTCGTAAATGGAGATTTTGGTATGGGAAAATCTAGATTTCTCAACGAAATTTCTTTTAAGTTGAAACTGATGGGTCGTAATGTATATCATATCGAGGTTCACGAAAGTGAAAACAACGATTTATTGGATATGTCCAATATCTTAAAACAAACTATGAAGGATACGCCACCAGAATTAATGGAAAAGTATAGAAATGAGTTATCTAGGTTGCTTCCTGAGTTAAGATTAAATATTGAAGAAGATATTGAAACTGATTTAAGCCAAATGTCTGAACGCTTTAGATTATATAATAGAGTTGGTAATTATTTTACTGAGCTTTCTAAGGAAAACATAATGTATATTATCATCGATGATATACAAAACTGTAATAGTAATTTCTTAATGCTGCTAGATTACTTAATTAAAAATATAAAAAGTAATAATTTGTTTTTTATATTATCCTACGAAGTGGGCCGTGCAGATAAAAATTTTATAATAAAAAACAAATGTGAAGAATGGGTAAGAGAAACATATTTTACGGATATTGACCTTCATAAATTAGACTTAGAAGAAGTAGGGCTGATGATTCGAAATATATTGGGCATGTCGTATGTTCCCATGGAGCTAGCATCAGTATTATTTAAAGAAGGTCAAGGAAATCCTAGGTATATTGAATATATAATAAAACATTTATATAGTATTGGTGATTTATATATGAATGTTTCAGGAACCTGGTACAGGAAAGGGGATAGTTATGATGATCTATATTTCCCTTCTGATATTGACGATGCATTAAAAAAACAGATAACAATTATTAAAGAAAACTATTTTGAAGTATTTAAGGTTATGGTTATATTTAATGAAGTTTTATATAAAAAGATATTACTTAATATGGTAGATCTAAATCAGAAAAAATTAGAAGAAGAATTGGATGATTTAATTAGATTAAGACTCATCGATGAGAAGGTAGCTGATAGAGGATATAGTTATAGTGTAAACAATAATGATCTTAAGAAACTAATATATCATGAGCTTTCTCAGGATGAAAAGATTAAATTACACAGTAAAGCTGCGAAAGTAATACAAGAAATTGAATTTGAAAATCTAGATATGATGTTGGAAGAGTTACTATACCATTTGGATAGATCAAATCAATCAGATATAGCCCTAGAAATTATAATAAGTAAAGTAAAAAGTTTGGAAAATCAATACAGTCCCAATGCACGATTCTTACTTGAAAGAGCATATAATATTGTAAAAAACTCTAAGGGAACAACTAAGCTTGAGATTTTAGAGAGATTGGTGGATATATACTATCTAAAATCAGAGACAGAGAAAGGTAGAGCCTATTTAGATGAATATCAAAAAGAAGCTGAAAGAGTAAAAGATTTAAAGCATATTATTAAAGCTAAAACAACAATTATTGAGATTTATCATATAAGAATGCAATGGGAATCTGTGTATAAAGAGATACAAGAGATTGAAGATATTTCCAAAGCTAACAATTATATTGAAGGAATCATAGTTGTATTAACATTGAGAGCCAGGCCTGCTATTCAGAATAGAGAGCTTAAATTGTCAGAAGATATATTGCTAGAAGCCATAAGACTATCTGAACAATATGAAATAAATGATTATATGGGGACAATATATAACCGATTAGGCTTAACAAGATTTTTAAATGGTAATATAGAAAAGGCTATTGAAAATTATGAGCAGAGTATTTTTTATCATCAAAAAACTGGTAATTTAGTTGAAGCTACAAGACCAATAAATAATATTGGGACAATATATGCAGATTATTATTCTGATATTGATAAAGCTATGGAAAGTTATGAAAAGGGATTAAAGATTGCATCTAAATATGGAATTCAAGAAGTCGAAATTACCTTCTTAATGAATATAGCTAGTATCTATATAGATAAACATGAATTTGAAAGATCTCTTCAATTTGTTGAAGCAGCTAGAAAATCTGCGATAGAATTACAAGATATAAATAAGTTAGTTACCATTTATATACTAATGGGGCAGAATTATTTGAGTATTTCTGATTATAATAAGGCTTATGAATGTTATAATTATTTAAAAGAAATATATAAGAATAAAGAGATAGCAGATTTTGAGACAAATAGTAATTACCAGAATTTCCTAGGGGATTTTTATAGTTATTTAGGGAGCTGGGAAAAAGGTATAGAGCATTCAAGAATAGCTAGCGAATTATATAAAGAATTTAGTACCAAGGAATATTTAAGAGCACAATGTAGAATACTCTATCTTAAATATTTTGAGCAATCAATTTACCAAGTAGAAGAAATTGATAATATTCGGAATCTATACAAGGAAACTAAACTAGTACAAGATAGAAGATCTTCACTTTTACAGTTTTCACTAGTTAGTATTTTAGCAGAAGACCTAGATTATGCAAGGGAATTATTGAGTGAGGATGCAACACTAATAGGCTCTTGGGATAATGAATATTTGCAGAAATTGAGAAATATACTAATCATTTGTGTTGACCCTTTAAAAGTAGATATAAATCATTTGATTGCCATTATGGAGAGTCTTACAAAGAAAAATGAATATCTAGTAAAATCCTTCCTCATTATGAAAATTGGACTAATGCTATTTTCAAAAGGCGAATATAAAAAATCTTTAAAATATTTATTAGAAATTCTTGATAGTATTTACAAAGTGATTTTAACAATACCAGATTCTAAGTTGAAATTTAGTTATATCAAAAGCAGAAAAGTAGATTTAGTTAAAGAAAAGATTGCTATGGCTATCAAAGAGCTGTATAATAGCACAATAATCAATACTAAATTAGAGGATATTACTGAAGAAGACTTATATGATTATTTTGATATAACTAATATTATTGAAATCGTTGGAAGTGAAGAATTCGTTAAGATTAGTCAATTGGATTATTATGATGAAGTATTAGATATAAATAATATAGAGAGCCTAATTTCAAAACTAAGGGATGACTATGAATCTAATTTGAATCTAATTTTGAGTTACTTATGTAAAGAGTCATTTGCTAATAGGGGATTAATTTTAGATTATGATGAAATCAACAAAAATTACAAGGTGGTTTCATCACTAAATAATAATTCTAATCATATGGTTAATGAGAACATCCTAAATCTAGCGAATAGATCTAGTAAAGGCTTACTTATATCTAATAACACTAATGAAGCAAAAAGGAGTAGATATAAGGAGTTTTTATCCAATGAAATCAAAGGAATTATTTGTGTTCCTGTTATTATTAGTGAAGAAGATTCAAAAGTTGAACTAGATAGAAGAAAGCACTCTTTTGAAAAGGGTTACAGTAAAGGGTATATCTATTTAGAAACAGATAAAGTATTTAATAGATTTGATTATGAAAGATTGGAATTAGTATCAAATCTTTCCTATTTAGTATTTGTTAATCTAGATAATAATAAGCTAAAGTTAATGGCGACGACAGATAAACTTACGGGTACTTTTACTAGGAAATATTATGAAAGTAGATTTGACCAACTTCTTATTGATATGAAAGCAATCAATGGAAACTTTTCTGTATTAATGTTAGATATAGATAGATTCAAAAATATCAATGATACTTATGGCCATAGAAAGGGAGATGATGTACTAGCTGCTATAGGGAATGTATTAAAATCTACAGTTAGAAGTACAGATATTGTAGCTAGATATGGTGGGGAAGAATTCACTGTATTACTGAAAAACACTTTGGAAGAAGAGTCTAAGATAATAGCTGAAAAAATAAGGAAGAACATAGAAAATATTAAAATACAAGGTATAGAACAACAAATTACTGTAAGTATGGGTATATCTCTTTACCCACAGCACAGTCAATTTAAGGAAGATTTAACTGAAAAAGTGGATCAAGCACTATATTATGCAAAAGAGACCGGTAGAAATAAAGTAGTATTATGGAATAGTCAAATGGGTGATACAATAAATAGAATTGACAAGCTTGCTGGGATATTAACAGGTAATACTGAAGAAGATAATATTAATCTTTCAGCATTAATAGATGTTATTGAATTAATAAAAGAAAAAGGTAATGTAGGAGACAAAACATTCAAATTTCTAGGAAGACTACTAGAGACAATAGATGCAGAATATGCAACTATAGTACCTTTGAATAATGGTATAGAAACTAATAGATATTTTTCTCGTACTAGATTCAATGATAATTGGACTAAGATAACTTCCTTAAATAATAACATTATTGATAAAGTTATTAAAACAAAGAAAGGTGAATTCTTAATAGATTGGGATAACTTTGATAATGTTGACTCTTTATCCGGGCTACCAAATTGGCAATCAATAATGGTTTTACCAATGATTAAGGATGAAGATATAAAGGGTATACTATATATTTCTGCACCCTTGAAAAACAAAGAATTTGATTTCAATAGCTTTAACTTAGCTAAAAGTCTTGTTAATATCTTTACAGGTATTTTATAAATAATATTAATAATAGTACTATTATTTTTACTAATATGTTATAATGATAACATGAGTTATTAAGTTTTTAATACAAGTATGGAGCGAGGAGATTATGTCTAATAATACATTCACCTCAATAAAATATATTAAATTAGAAATGACCACAGGACCTTCTGTGGTCATTTCTTATGCACTTTAATTAAGTAATGAACTATACTAATGAATTTAAATGGAGGTAGTAATATGAAAAAAGTGTTTATTGATGGTAACAGCTTAACTTTGGAGGAGTTTATAAGAGTCACAAGGCAAGGAGAGAAGATTGAACTTACAAAAGAAGCAATAGTTAAGGTAGAAGAAGCTAGAGCACTAGTAGATAAGTTTGTTAATCAAAATAAGATTGTCTATGGTATAACTACAGGGTTTGGCAAGTTTAGTGATGTTGTAATTACTGGTGAAGAAACCAAAGTATTGCAAAGAAATCTTATTATAAGTCATGCCTGCGGAGTAGGGAATCCTTTAGATGAAGATGTAGTAAGGGGAATAATGCTACTTAGAGCTAATGCTCTTGCCAAAGGGTACTCTGGTATCAGGCTATCTACATTAAATACATTAATAGATATGGTAAACAAAGGAGTCCATCCGATTATACCAGAAAAAGGATCTTTAGGAGCTAGTGGTGATTTAGCACCATTATCACATATGGTACTTGTTATGATAGGTGAAGGCGAAGCTATATTCAATGGTAAGAGAATGTCTGGTAAAGAGGCTATGGCAAGTGCAAATATTAAAACTGTTGAATTAACATCCAAGGAAGGACTTGCTTTAATTAATGGAACTCAAGTAATGACATCTATAGGAGCCCTAACCATATATGATAGTATGAACCTTAGTAAGATTGCTGATATTTCAGCTGCTTTAACTGTAGAAGCTTTAAATGGAATAGTAGATGCTTTTGACCCAAGAGTCCATAATATAAGACCTCATGAAGGACAAATAAATACTGCAAAGAATTTACTAACTCTATTAGAAAATAGTTCCATGACTAGCAGACAAGGCGAAATAAGAGTACAAGATGCATATTCACTTAGGTGTATACCTCAAATTCAGGGAGCTAGCAAAGATTGCTTTAATTATGTAAGGGAAAAAGTTGAAATAGAGATGAATTCTGCAACAGATAATCCTTTGATTTTCTTAGATGAGGAAGAAGTAATATCCGGTGGAAATTTCCATGGTCAACCAATGGCTTTATCCTTTGATTTCTTAGGTATTGGTTTAGCGGAACTGGCAAATTTATCTGAAAGAAGGCTTGAAAGATTAGTGAACCCTTCTCTAAGT
This window harbors:
- a CDS encoding YtxH domain-containing protein, translated to MINKFIEEKKKKAEREKKMETAKNVAVGTAIGTAVGAAAGLLFAPKSGKETRQDIADKSKEVTENIKMVVDEKVEAAKDLQEKVKIEIKNVYDGIKEKKDELMDDVEDNLEDVVVEYVEEIEDNIEDKLN
- a CDS encoding MarR family transcriptional regulator, which gives rise to MKEKFEDIANIEKYLRKTDYIIRRKGREILADFNITGPQFTALQILINQGTMTIGELSQKMALACSTITDLIDRMEKSELVIRKKDEKDKRVVRVEVLNKGHVILEKVLSARIEFLSGKLSNFSDEDKNKLNIGLKALYEAMNNQIES
- a CDS encoding diacylglycerol kinase family lipid kinase, producing the protein MKKVKIIYNPSSGRQTTERRLDRLCKLLLNDGYTINKFNTQKKDDAMIETIKTCKEDWDLIIVSGGDGTVNEVATGIAKSEKKVPVAILSSGTVNDFANYMKIPQNILSFYEMIKREEVIDVDLGMVNDDYFVNVAAGGILSNVGYQVPVESKMVLGRMAYYLEGLRELTLQNLESMKINIESDEYTKDEEILLFIISNSSSIGGFKKLAPKADVLDGLLDVVIIKKSGVQDLANIFFSIFSGEHINHPNVIYFKSKDIKLSTEQVIPIDIDGEFGGYLPATFKIVPRAFRILV
- a CDS encoding ABC transporter ATP-binding protein, which translates into the protein MSNDFHDDEILGKAYDSRLMKRLLKYAKPYWIYLSIAIIMMVVATGLELLRPYLVKITIDEHLTGYKKSMYEMEIDSPYEGVIFNGNNYVRVDTIDENHRNLINSYPLVNIVQEDGDYYLGSINEESISNRILLDNESYMNFRELDIKGINSVSIIFLLSIILAFIFNYLQVLILNYTSQKIVFNIRQEVFSHIQSLSISYFDRNPIGRLVTRVTNDTETLNEMYTGVLVNLFKDLFILVGIVFVMINMDVTLALLSFALVPFILIASIIFRNKIRVIYRVGKSQLAKINSTLNENITGMRIIQIFKKENKMAYQFDSINADYLDTSKKEITLFAIFRPSIEVVRSLGIAVLIYFGGGKVISNAIEFGVLYAFIDYLQKFFEPILDLTEKYNILQSAMASSERIFSVLDDNSIIENPKTPININHMKGKIEFKNVWFAYDSDNWVLKDISFTINPGETVAFVGATGAGKSSIINLITRFYDIQRGEILIDGINIRNYDKFQLRENIGVVLQDVFLFTGTIEENIRLNNLEIPDDKVIEVSKHVNAHYFIDKLPHKYKEPVMERGSTLSSGERQLLAFARTLAYNPAILILDEATSSIDTETELLIQDALQKLIKNRTTIAVAHRLSTIQHADNIIVLSNGVIKESGNHQRLLAQEGMYYDLYKLQYKEAFQE
- a CDS encoding ABC transporter ATP-binding protein translates to MRSFLTLKDFVSKHKWKYLIGVFWLLIIDSVQLVVPQIFRNLTNDFQNNTLSSSRILNYVLLTILTGVIIGVGRYSWRIYIFGTSRTLEYYLRKRIFNHLLTLSPNYFNTHKTGDLMAHATNDVNAVRMAMGQGIMMIVDSSFMTILSFVMMARTTNIKLTAIALFTLPFIFLFVSKFGKIIHKRFRIVQESFSDLTDTTQESFSGIRVIKSFVQEELVLNKFSEVNNDNLKKNLDLVLVSGTFHPFIQFISSVSFLLVIFFGGKEVILNRITLGDFIAFNSYLGLLIWPMMALGWVINILQRGSASMERINTILNEVSDIPEPINPISLDKAKGIVKFENVSFKYPGSETYALENLSFSIDQGKSLAIVGRTGSGKTTIVNLLLRLYDIEDGSISFDNIDIKEISLKSLRENIGYVPQDNFLFSSTIEANIGFGFDESTSYDKVIEAAQLAEVYDNIIEFPNQFQTILGERGVTLSGGQKQRTSIARAIIKEPSVLVLDDSLSAVDTETEENILKNLGKIMNTRTTIIISHRISTVKNCDEIIFLSDGKIVERGTHSYLLALNGLYADLYEKQLLEEKLIND